From the genome of Azospirillum brasilense, one region includes:
- a CDS encoding S41 family peptidase, translating to MRIVKRAATAAALVFLGAGVATVTAQVNSTGNSSETYRQLNLFGDVFERVRAEYVESTTDEQLIESAINGMLTSLDPHSSYLNRKSFQDMQVQTRGEFGGLGIEVTMENGLIKVVSPIDETPAFRAGLQPGDLIIQLNGEAVMGLSLNEAVEKMRGPVGSDIKVTVRRGEAGEPFEVTLTRAVIKVQSVRYRTEGDIGYVRVTSFNEQTQQGLEKAIASIQQQLGDKLKGYVLDLRNNPGGLLDQAVSVSDTFLEKGEIVSTRGRKAEEGTRYNAKPGDLAKGLPVVVLINGGSASASEIVAGALQDHKRALVLGTQSFGKGSVQTIIPLPGHGAMRLTTARYYTPSGKSIQALGITPDIEVHPARVEETDQGLIRRRESDLRGALRNPDAPRPATTQPAPAPGASNAPAPGAAPGAAPGATPAPANGNAPAAPSAENGEGAPNQPPFDYQLARALDLLRGVALFQARAH from the coding sequence ATGAGGATAGTCAAGCGTGCCGCCACCGCCGCGGCCCTGGTGTTTCTGGGGGCCGGCGTCGCCACCGTCACCGCGCAGGTGAACAGCACCGGCAACAGTTCCGAGACCTACCGCCAGCTCAACCTGTTCGGCGACGTGTTCGAGCGCGTGCGCGCCGAGTATGTCGAGTCGACGACGGACGAGCAGCTCATCGAATCCGCCATCAACGGAATGCTCACCTCGCTCGACCCGCATTCCAGCTATCTGAACCGCAAGAGCTTTCAGGACATGCAGGTTCAGACCCGTGGCGAGTTCGGCGGGCTGGGCATCGAGGTGACGATGGAGAACGGCCTGATCAAGGTCGTGTCGCCTATCGACGAGACTCCGGCCTTCCGCGCCGGGCTGCAGCCGGGCGACCTGATCATCCAGCTCAACGGCGAGGCCGTCATGGGCCTCTCGCTGAACGAGGCGGTGGAGAAGATGCGCGGCCCGGTTGGCAGCGACATCAAGGTCACCGTGCGCCGCGGCGAGGCCGGCGAGCCGTTCGAGGTCACGCTGACCCGCGCCGTCATCAAGGTGCAGTCGGTCCGCTACCGCACCGAGGGCGACATCGGCTACGTCCGTGTCACCAGCTTCAACGAGCAGACGCAGCAGGGGCTGGAGAAGGCCATCGCCTCGATCCAGCAGCAGTTGGGTGACAAGCTGAAGGGCTACGTCCTCGACCTGCGCAACAACCCCGGCGGCCTGCTCGACCAGGCGGTCTCCGTCTCCGATACCTTCTTGGAGAAGGGGGAGATCGTCTCCACCCGCGGCCGCAAGGCGGAGGAAGGCACGCGCTACAACGCCAAGCCCGGCGATCTCGCCAAGGGACTGCCGGTCGTGGTGCTGATCAACGGCGGTTCGGCTTCCGCGTCGGAGATCGTCGCCGGCGCGCTGCAGGACCACAAGCGGGCGCTCGTCCTTGGCACTCAGTCCTTCGGCAAGGGCTCGGTCCAGACGATCATCCCGCTGCCCGGCCACGGCGCCATGCGCCTGACCACGGCGCGCTACTACACGCCGTCGGGCAAGTCGATCCAGGCGTTGGGCATCACCCCGGACATCGAGGTGCACCCGGCCCGCGTCGAGGAGACGGACCAGGGTCTGATCCGCCGCCGCGAGAGCGACCTGCGCGGCGCGCTGCGCAACCCGGACGCCCCCCGACCGGCCACCACCCAGCCGGCCCCGGCGCCTGGCGCCAGCAACGCTCCGGCTCCCGGGGCGGCGCCGGGCGCGGCCCCCGGTGCAACCCCGGCTCCCGCCAACGGCAACGCCCCGGCGGCGCCGTCCGCGGAGAATGGGGAGGGCGCGCCCAACCAGCCGCCCTTCGACTACCAGCTGGCCCGCGCGCTCGACCTGCTGCGGGGCGTCGCCCTGTTCCAGGCCCGCGCGCACTGA
- a CDS encoding divergent polysaccharide deacetylase family protein: MNAAALLGRLKPAKRERSGPGLLARLRRRKAGGDSDDAPRARKERRPLSPLAKRLFGAYAVLALGLGGLAGWLAMNGEHTTEAWQAAIPSVEVAVKGAQPPTPPTAPPAAATVPVQPAPPAASPPAAPPPPVVAAPPPLAVVVNEPVTLTPAPVPGLVEDSRNGPLPRIAEDGRKPWQVYARPFPAADRRPRIAIVLAEMGISGVTTGNALQKLPPTITLAFVPYAERLDNWVERARGKGHEVMLSVPMEPQDYPRNDPGPNALLSMLPPERNLERLEWSLGKAVGYVGITSTTGSKFTANPDAVNPVVAAMKARGLMVLDARATPRSVAGTLAGQAGVPRAFADRVIDRDLSRGAIDDQLAELEAIAKANGAAVGIGAPYPSTIERINLWLTGLADRGIAIVPVSAVANMQKQ, translated from the coding sequence GTGAACGCTGCCGCCCTGCTGGGCCGCCTGAAGCCCGCGAAACGGGAACGTTCCGGACCCGGCCTGCTGGCCCGCCTCCGGCGCCGGAAGGCCGGCGGTGATTCGGACGACGCGCCGCGCGCACGCAAGGAGCGCCGTCCGCTGTCGCCCCTCGCCAAGAGGCTGTTCGGCGCCTACGCCGTGCTGGCCCTCGGGCTGGGCGGGCTGGCCGGCTGGCTGGCGATGAACGGAGAGCACACCACCGAGGCGTGGCAGGCTGCCATTCCCAGCGTCGAGGTGGCGGTGAAGGGCGCACAGCCCCCGACGCCGCCGACAGCACCGCCCGCCGCGGCGACGGTTCCCGTCCAACCGGCTCCGCCTGCGGCCTCGCCTCCGGCGGCTCCCCCGCCACCCGTCGTCGCGGCTCCCCCGCCGCTCGCCGTAGTCGTGAACGAACCGGTCACCCTGACGCCGGCCCCCGTCCCCGGCCTGGTCGAGGATTCGCGCAACGGGCCGCTGCCGCGCATCGCCGAGGACGGGCGCAAGCCCTGGCAGGTCTACGCCCGGCCCTTCCCCGCCGCCGACCGCCGCCCGCGCATCGCCATCGTTCTGGCCGAGATGGGCATTTCCGGCGTGACCACCGGCAACGCCCTGCAGAAGCTGCCGCCGACCATCACGCTGGCCTTCGTCCCCTACGCCGAGCGGCTGGACAACTGGGTCGAGCGCGCCCGCGGCAAGGGGCACGAGGTGATGCTCTCCGTCCCCATGGAGCCGCAGGACTACCCACGCAACGACCCCGGCCCCAACGCTCTGCTGAGCATGCTGCCGCCCGAGCGCAACCTGGAGAGGCTGGAATGGTCGCTGGGCAAGGCGGTCGGCTATGTCGGCATCACCAGCACCACGGGCAGCAAATTCACCGCCAACCCCGACGCGGTGAACCCGGTCGTCGCGGCGATGAAGGCGCGCGGCCTGATGGTGCTCGACGCTCGCGCCACCCCGCGCAGCGTCGCCGGAACCCTGGCGGGTCAGGCGGGCGTGCCGCGGGCCTTCGCCGACCGGGTGATCGACCGCGACCTGTCGCGCGGTGCCATCGACGACCAGCTCGCCGAGCTGGAGGCCATCGCCAAGGCCAATGGGGCCGCGGTGGGCATCGGCGCGCCCTACCCCAGCACCATCGAACGGATCAACCTGTGGCTTACCGGGCTGGCCGACCGTGGCATCGCCATCGTGCCGGTCTCCGCCGTGGCCAACATGCAGAAGCAATAA
- a CDS encoding RNA pyrophosphohydrolase gives MTKKAIDRESLPYRPCVGVMLLNDRGQVFVARRCDSKDAWQMPQGGIDEGEGVHEAALRELKEEIGTDKAEILGETAEKLRYDLPDHLLGKVWKGRWRGQEQVWLAARFTGVDADIDLATEHPEFDAWKWVDADDLPGLIVPFKRPVYESVLAEFAPVIAALRRG, from the coding sequence ATGACGAAGAAGGCCATCGACCGCGAGTCCCTCCCCTACCGCCCCTGCGTCGGGGTGATGCTGCTGAACGACCGCGGGCAAGTCTTCGTGGCCCGGCGCTGCGACAGCAAGGACGCTTGGCAGATGCCCCAGGGCGGCATCGACGAGGGCGAGGGCGTGCATGAGGCCGCCCTGCGCGAGCTGAAGGAGGAGATCGGCACGGACAAGGCCGAAATTCTCGGGGAGACGGCGGAGAAGCTGCGCTACGACCTGCCCGATCATCTGCTGGGAAAGGTCTGGAAGGGCCGCTGGCGCGGGCAGGAGCAGGTCTGGCTGGCCGCCCGCTTCACCGGCGTGGACGCCGACATTGACCTCGCCACCGAGCACCCGGAGTTCGACGCTTGGAAATGGGTCGATGCCGACGATCTGCCCGGCCTGATCGTGCCCTTCAAGCGCCCGGTCTACGAGTCGGTGCTGGCGGAATTCGCCCCGGTGATCGCGGCTCTGCGGCGGGGCTGA
- a CDS encoding acyl-ACP desaturase yields the protein MALHWKYEELPWDQLDHSKVDPDLVPLIKAAALVEFNADDYTAYLCNVFHDDPEFQEVAHGWAVEEVQHGRALGKWAELVDPTFNFDRAVERFRAGYKVPIDLDASVRGSRTGEMIARCMVETGTSSYYAAIGDSTDEPVLKLICKNIAADELRHFKLFYTYTKKYLELEQLNKFQRLKVALSRIGESEDDELAYAYYAANAPEGEPYAHKTYNQAYMRRAYGRYRPKHVDRAVAMVFKACGLKPHTRFYSVAARGAWWLIESRAKRLAKVA from the coding sequence GTGGCGTTGCACTGGAAATACGAAGAGCTTCCCTGGGATCAATTGGACCACAGCAAGGTCGATCCCGATCTCGTCCCGCTCATCAAGGCGGCGGCCCTGGTGGAGTTCAACGCCGACGACTACACGGCCTATCTCTGCAATGTCTTCCACGACGATCCCGAGTTCCAGGAGGTCGCCCACGGCTGGGCGGTCGAGGAGGTCCAGCACGGCCGCGCGCTCGGCAAGTGGGCGGAGCTGGTCGATCCGACCTTCAACTTCGACCGGGCCGTCGAGCGCTTCCGCGCCGGCTACAAGGTGCCGATCGACCTCGACGCCTCGGTCCGCGGCTCGCGTACCGGCGAGATGATCGCCCGCTGCATGGTCGAGACCGGCACCAGCAGCTACTACGCGGCCATCGGCGACTCGACGGACGAACCGGTCCTCAAGCTGATCTGCAAGAACATCGCCGCCGACGAGTTGCGCCACTTCAAGCTCTTCTACACCTACACGAAGAAGTATCTGGAGTTGGAGCAGCTCAACAAGTTCCAGCGGCTGAAGGTGGCGCTGTCGCGCATCGGCGAGTCGGAGGACGACGAGCTGGCCTACGCCTACTACGCGGCCAACGCGCCGGAAGGCGAGCCCTACGCGCACAAGACCTACAATCAGGCCTACATGCGTCGCGCCTACGGCCGCTACCGGCCCAAGCACGTCGACCGCGCGGTGGCGATGGTCTTCAAGGCCTGCGGGCTGAAGCCGCACACCCGCTTCTACAGCGTCGCCGCCCGCGGCGCCTGGTGGCTGATCGAAAGCCGTGCCAAGCGGCTGGCCAAGGTCGCCTGA
- a CDS encoding F0F1 ATP synthase subunit epsilon, producing MADKVEFELVSPEKLLTSQPVDMVVVPGSEGDFGVLAGHSPMISTVRPGVIDVYEADRVVDRVFVAGGFAEVTETRCTVLAEEAIAVAEIDRAKVEQQIRDLGEDLEDAKSDDEKARVEAKIAIARAKLDATGATTH from the coding sequence ATGGCCGATAAAGTCGAATTCGAGCTGGTCTCTCCGGAGAAGCTGCTGACCTCGCAGCCCGTCGACATGGTCGTGGTGCCGGGTTCGGAAGGTGACTTCGGCGTCCTCGCCGGCCACTCGCCGATGATTTCGACCGTCCGTCCGGGCGTGATCGACGTCTACGAGGCCGACCGCGTGGTCGACCGGGTGTTCGTCGCCGGCGGCTTTGCCGAGGTGACCGAGACCCGCTGCACCGTCCTGGCCGAGGAGGCCATCGCGGTCGCCGAGATCGACCGCGCCAAGGTCGAGCAGCAGATCCGCGACCTGGGCGAGGATCTGGAAGACGCCAAGTCCGACGACGAGAAGGCCCGCGTGGAGGCGAAGATCGCCATCGCCCGCGCCAAGCTCGACGCGACCGGCGCGACCACGCACTGA
- the atpD gene encoding F0F1 ATP synthase subunit beta: protein MATTTQATNAVGKITQVTGAVVDVQFDGELPAILNALHTQNDGKVLVLEVAQHLGESTVRAIAMDSTDGLVRGAEVTDTGAPIAVPVGPATLGRIINVIGEPIDERGDVGAERTLPIHRAAPDFVEQSTDAEVLITGIKVIDLLAPYAKGGKIGLFGGAGVGKTVTIMELINNVAKAHGGVSVFAGVGERTREGNDLYHEMIESGVIKLDGPGSKVALVYGQMNEPPGARARVALSGLTLAEYFRDEEGQDVLFFVDNIFRFTQAGSEVSALLGRIPSAVGYQPTLATDMGALQERITSTKKGSITSVQAIYVPADDLTDPAPATSFAHLDATTVLSRSIAEMAIFPAVDPLDSTSRILDPRVVGEEHYTVARSVQRVLQTYKSLQDIIAILGMDELSEEDKLVVARARKIQRFLSQPFHVAEVFTGTPGVLVSLEDTIKGFKGIVNGDYDHLPEAAFYMVGTIDEAIAKAKKLAAEAA, encoded by the coding sequence ATGGCCACCACCACCCAGGCGACGAACGCCGTCGGCAAGATCACGCAGGTCACGGGCGCCGTTGTCGACGTCCAGTTCGACGGCGAGCTGCCGGCCATTCTGAACGCTCTGCACACCCAGAACGACGGCAAGGTCCTCGTGCTCGAGGTTGCCCAGCACCTCGGCGAGAGCACCGTCCGCGCCATCGCCATGGACAGCACCGACGGCTTGGTCCGCGGCGCCGAAGTGACGGACACCGGTGCCCCGATCGCCGTGCCGGTCGGCCCGGCCACCCTCGGCCGCATCATCAACGTGATCGGCGAGCCGATCGACGAGCGTGGCGACGTCGGCGCCGAGCGCACCCTGCCGATCCACCGTGCGGCCCCGGACTTCGTCGAGCAGTCGACGGACGCCGAAGTGCTGATCACCGGCATCAAGGTCATCGACCTGCTGGCTCCCTACGCCAAGGGCGGCAAGATCGGCCTGTTCGGCGGCGCCGGCGTGGGCAAGACCGTGACCATCATGGAGCTGATCAACAACGTCGCGAAGGCGCACGGCGGCGTGTCCGTGTTCGCGGGCGTGGGCGAGCGCACCCGTGAGGGCAACGACCTCTACCACGAGATGATCGAGTCGGGCGTCATCAAGCTCGACGGCCCGGGCTCCAAGGTGGCCCTGGTGTACGGCCAGATGAACGAGCCGCCGGGTGCCCGCGCCCGCGTCGCCCTGTCCGGTCTGACCCTCGCGGAGTACTTCCGCGACGAGGAAGGCCAGGACGTGCTGTTCTTCGTGGACAACATTTTCCGCTTCACGCAGGCCGGTTCGGAAGTGTCGGCTCTGCTGGGCCGCATCCCGTCGGCGGTGGGTTACCAGCCGACGCTGGCCACCGACATGGGCGCCCTGCAGGAGCGCATCACCTCCACGAAGAAGGGGTCGATCACCTCGGTGCAGGCCATTTACGTGCCCGCCGACGATCTGACCGACCCGGCCCCGGCCACCTCCTTCGCCCACCTGGACGCCACCACGGTGCTGTCGCGTTCGATCGCCGAAATGGCGATCTTCCCGGCGGTAGACCCGCTGGACTCGACCAGCCGCATCCTGGACCCGCGCGTCGTCGGTGAGGAGCACTACACCGTCGCCCGTTCGGTGCAGCGCGTTCTGCAGACCTACAAGTCGCTGCAGGACATCATCGCGATCCTGGGCATGGACGAGCTGTCGGAAGAGGACAAGCTGGTCGTGGCCCGCGCCCGCAAGATCCAGCGCTTCCTGTCGCAGCCGTTCCACGTCGCCGAGGTGTTCACCGGCACCCCGGGCGTGCTCGTCAGCCTCGAAGACACCATCAAGGGCTTCAAGGGCATCGTGAACGGCGACTACGACCACCTGCCGGAAGCGGCCTTCTACATGGTCGGCACCATCGACGAAGCCATCGCCAAGGCGAAGAAGCTGGCCGCCGAAGCCGCCTGA
- a CDS encoding F0F1 ATP synthase subunit gamma — protein sequence MPNLKDLKNRIASVQSTRKITSAMKMVAASKLRRAQEQAEAGRPYAERMGRMLASLAANVQDSGNGPKLMTGTGSDQVHLLVIISSDRGLCGAFNGAIVRESRRQIQRLQSEGKTVKLLTVGRKARDQLRREFGSLIVETYEDVGRRKLSFADADVVAQKVLAMYDAGEFDVCSVIFNKFKSAISQIVTVQQLVPFAVEAQADEEAAGAEVKAIYEFEPDEEQILAELLPRNLSIQVYRALLESAASEQGARMTAMDNATRNAGDMINKLTITYNRTRQAYITKELIEIISGAEAV from the coding sequence ATGCCTAACCTCAAGGACCTAAAGAACCGGATCGCCAGCGTCCAATCGACGCGGAAGATCACCTCGGCGATGAAGATGGTCGCCGCCTCCAAGCTCCGCCGTGCGCAGGAGCAGGCGGAAGCCGGTCGTCCCTACGCCGAGCGCATGGGCCGCATGCTGGCCTCTCTCGCGGCCAACGTGCAGGACTCGGGCAACGGCCCGAAGCTGATGACCGGCACCGGTTCCGATCAGGTGCATCTCCTCGTCATCATCAGCTCCGACCGTGGCCTGTGCGGCGCCTTCAACGGCGCCATCGTCCGTGAATCCCGCCGCCAGATCCAGCGCCTCCAGTCGGAAGGCAAGACGGTCAAGCTGCTCACCGTCGGCCGCAAGGCCCGCGACCAGCTGCGTCGCGAGTTCGGCTCGCTGATCGTCGAGACCTACGAGGATGTGGGCCGCCGCAAGCTGTCCTTCGCCGACGCCGATGTCGTCGCGCAGAAGGTTCTGGCGATGTACGACGCGGGCGAGTTCGACGTCTGCTCGGTGATCTTCAACAAGTTCAAGTCGGCGATCTCCCAGATCGTGACCGTCCAGCAGCTCGTTCCCTTCGCCGTCGAGGCGCAGGCGGACGAGGAAGCCGCGGGCGCCGAGGTCAAGGCGATCTACGAGTTCGAGCCCGACGAGGAGCAGATCCTCGCCGAGCTGCTGCCGCGCAACCTGTCGATCCAGGTCTATCGCGCCCTTCTGGAAAGCGCCGCGTCCGAACAGGGCGCCCGCATGACCGCGATGGACAATGCGACGCGCAACGCCGGCGACATGATCAACAAGCTGACGATCACCTACAACCGCACGCGCCAGGCCTACATCACCAAGGAGCTGATCGAAATCATCTCCGGCGCCGAGGCGGTTTAA
- the atpA gene encoding F0F1 ATP synthase subunit alpha, giving the protein MDIRAAEISAILKQQIANFGTEADVAEVGQVLSVGDGVARVHGLDNVRAGEMVEFPGGIKGMALNLETDNVGVVIFGTDSEIKEGDTVKRTGTIVDVPVGKGLLGRVVDGLGNPIDGKGPLVDVTRTRVEVKAPGIIPRKSVHEPMQTGLKAVDSLVPIGRGQRELIIGDRQTGKTAVVIDTFLNQKPINQGDDESKKLYCIYVAVGQKRSTVAQIVKTLEDAGALEYSIVVAATASEPAPLQFLAPYTGCTMGEYFRDNGMHALIVYDDLSKQAVAYRQMSLLLRRPPGREAYPGDVFYLHSRLLERAAKMGDAHGNGSLTALPVIETQAGDVSAYIPTNVISITDGQIFLETGLFYKGIRPAINVGLSVSRVGSAAQIKAMKQVAGTIKMELAQYREMAAFAQFASDLDAATQRLLARGARLTELLKQPQFQPLPVEEQVVSIFSGVKGYLDKIKVEDVNRFEQKFLAEVRSKGADILATIRNEKQITSATEERLKAFLDNFSKVFV; this is encoded by the coding sequence ATGGATATCCGCGCCGCAGAAATCTCTGCGATCCTCAAGCAGCAGATCGCGAATTTCGGGACCGAGGCGGACGTCGCCGAGGTCGGTCAGGTCCTCTCCGTGGGTGACGGCGTCGCCCGCGTGCACGGCCTGGACAACGTGCGCGCCGGCGAGATGGTCGAGTTCCCCGGTGGCATCAAGGGCATGGCGCTGAACCTCGAGACCGACAACGTCGGCGTCGTGATCTTCGGCACCGACAGCGAGATCAAGGAAGGCGACACCGTCAAGCGCACGGGCACCATCGTGGACGTGCCGGTCGGCAAGGGTCTGCTGGGCCGCGTCGTGGACGGCCTGGGCAACCCGATCGACGGCAAGGGCCCGCTGGTGGACGTCACCCGCACCCGCGTCGAGGTCAAGGCCCCCGGCATCATCCCGCGCAAGTCGGTGCACGAGCCGATGCAGACCGGCCTGAAGGCCGTCGACAGCCTGGTTCCGATCGGCCGCGGCCAGCGCGAGCTGATCATCGGTGACCGCCAGACCGGCAAGACCGCCGTCGTCATCGACACCTTCCTGAACCAGAAGCCGATCAACCAGGGCGACGACGAGAGCAAGAAGCTCTACTGCATCTACGTCGCCGTCGGTCAGAAGCGCTCCACCGTCGCCCAGATCGTCAAGACGCTGGAAGACGCCGGCGCCCTGGAATACTCCATCGTCGTCGCGGCCACCGCGTCGGAGCCGGCCCCGCTGCAGTTCCTGGCGCCCTACACCGGCTGCACGATGGGCGAGTACTTCCGCGACAACGGCATGCACGCCCTGATCGTGTACGATGACCTGTCCAAGCAGGCCGTCGCCTACCGTCAGATGTCGCTGCTGCTCCGCCGTCCGCCGGGCCGCGAAGCCTACCCGGGCGACGTGTTCTACCTCCACAGCCGCCTGCTCGAGCGCGCCGCCAAGATGGGCGACGCCCACGGCAACGGCTCGCTGACCGCCCTGCCGGTCATCGAGACGCAGGCCGGCGACGTGTCGGCCTACATCCCGACGAACGTGATCTCGATCACCGACGGCCAGATCTTCCTCGAGACGGGCCTGTTCTATAAGGGCATCCGTCCGGCCATCAACGTCGGCCTGTCGGTGTCGCGCGTCGGCTCCGCCGCCCAGATCAAGGCGATGAAGCAGGTCGCGGGCACCATCAAGATGGAGCTGGCCCAGTACCGCGAGATGGCTGCCTTCGCGCAGTTCGCCTCGGATCTCGACGCCGCCACCCAGCGCCTGCTGGCCCGCGGTGCCCGTCTGACCGAGCTGCTGAAGCAGCCGCAGTTCCAGCCGCTGCCGGTCGAAGAGCAGGTCGTGTCGATCTTCTCGGGCGTGAAGGGCTATCTCGACAAGATCAAGGTCGAGGACGTCAACCGCTTCGAGCAGAAGTTCCTCGCCGAGGTCCGCTCCAAGGGGGCCGACATCCTGGCGACGATCCGCAACGAGAAGCAGATCACCTCTGCGACCGAGGAGCGCCTGAAGGCCTTCCTCGACAACTTCTCCAAGGTGTTCGTCTGA
- a CDS encoding F0F1 ATP synthase subunit delta, with product MAIEGTGVSELATRYSIALFELADENKALDQVASDLVALKQILAESADLRRLVRSPVISRADQGRAMAAVLDRAEVSDLTKRFIGLVAKNRRLFALEGMIEGYLAELARRRGEVTAQVTSAQPLSDAQLAAVTDTLKASIGSKVLVNTSVDPALIGGMIVKFGSRMVDTSVRTKLNKLQLAMKASGGSV from the coding sequence GTGGCAATCGAAGGTACAGGCGTTTCCGAACTCGCTACGCGCTACTCCATCGCGCTGTTCGAGCTTGCGGACGAGAACAAAGCGTTGGATCAGGTCGCGAGCGATCTGGTTGCGCTGAAGCAAATCCTGGCTGAGAGCGCCGACCTTCGCCGCCTCGTCCGCAGTCCCGTGATCAGCCGCGCCGACCAAGGCCGGGCGATGGCCGCGGTTCTGGACCGCGCCGAAGTGTCCGATCTGACCAAGCGCTTCATCGGGCTGGTGGCCAAGAACCGCCGCCTGTTCGCGCTGGAAGGCATGATCGAAGGCTATCTCGCCGAACTGGCCCGCCGTCGCGGCGAAGTGACCGCCCAGGTCACCTCCGCCCAGCCGCTGAGCGACGCTCAGCTGGCCGCGGTCACCGACACGCTGAAGGCGTCGATCGGCTCCAAGGTGTTGGTCAACACCTCGGTCGATCCCGCGCTGATCGGGGGCATGATCGTTAAGTTCGGCTCGCGCATGGTCGACACCTCGGTGCGCACGAAGCTGAACAAATTGCAACTCGCCATGAAGGCCTCAGGGGGATCAGTCTGA
- a CDS encoding cache domain-containing protein produces MSRLRGRFHLPTLLTVLPVLALLAIIALAAGVPAQTRGTESDAKALLDKTSGYLRQHGAEGAPDAFAQRDGALIDRDLYPMLIDRDGVMVAHGWTPSLNGANLKDLKDVDGKPFIQEALDIVAERDSGAVSYKWTDPLSGQIAPKTMIVRRIVLGGEPYLLSVGVYR; encoded by the coding sequence ATGTCCAGGCTGCGCGGTCGTTTCCACCTCCCTACCTTGCTGACGGTTCTCCCGGTTCTCGCCCTGCTGGCGATCATCGCGTTGGCGGCGGGCGTGCCCGCCCAGACACGGGGGACGGAATCGGATGCCAAGGCGCTGCTCGACAAGACCAGCGGCTATCTACGCCAGCACGGCGCGGAGGGCGCGCCGGATGCCTTCGCCCAGCGGGACGGCGCTCTGATCGACCGTGACCTCTACCCGATGCTGATCGACCGCGACGGCGTGATGGTGGCCCATGGCTGGACGCCGTCGCTGAACGGCGCGAACCTCAAGGACCTGAAGGACGTCGACGGAAAGCCCTTCATCCAGGAGGCGCTGGACATCGTGGCGGAGCGGGACTCGGGCGCCGTCAGCTACAAATGGACGGACCCGCTGTCCGGCCAGATCGCGCCGAAGACGATGATCGTGCGCCGCATCGTCCTGGGCGGCGAGCCCTATCTGCTGTCGGTCGGCGTCTATCGCTGA